A genome region from Alicyclobacillus acidocaldarius subsp. acidocaldarius DSM 446 includes the following:
- a CDS encoding gamma-glutamylcyclotransferase family protein, which yields MIYFAYGSCMNVRDFRRTCPTARMICEDAILFGHRLAFNGHSTHRNGGVANIVPARGHTVHGVLWYVPDREVKRLDRREGAPYVYRHLLVLVRCGGEWEEAETYFLAHPLPYEVAPSDEYARLILDGIVNQTYRRKVKQHIERLKEENAHGTAVTA from the coding sequence ATGATCTACTTTGCTTATGGAAGTTGCATGAATGTGCGCGACTTCCGTCGCACTTGTCCGACCGCCCGCATGATTTGTGAGGACGCAATCCTGTTCGGGCATCGATTGGCATTCAACGGCCATTCGACGCATCGAAACGGCGGTGTGGCGAACATCGTTCCGGCGCGAGGGCACACGGTTCACGGCGTGCTGTGGTACGTGCCGGATCGCGAGGTCAAGCGCCTCGACCGCCGCGAAGGTGCGCCGTATGTCTATCGCCACTTGCTTGTGCTCGTTCGTTGTGGCGGAGAGTGGGAAGAGGCTGAAACGTATTTTCTAGCCCATCCACTCCCGTATGAGGTCGCCCCGAGTGACGAGTACGCGCGGCTGATTCTCGATGGGATCGTCAATCAAACCTATCGACGGAAAGTCAAACAGCACATTGAGCGTCTGAAGGAGGAGAACGCGCATGGAACAGCAGTTACGGCCTGA
- a CDS encoding SDR family NAD(P)-dependent oxidoreductase yields the protein MKLEDRVAIVTGGARGIGRAICERFAAEGARVAVVDLDLDGACETSERLCGVGAEAVAVRADVTRRDEVQAMVGKVMEQFGRIDILVNNAGWDRIELFLDSQEETWEKILAINLKSVLYTCHEVLPHMVARSYGKVVNIGSDAARVGSTGEAVYAAAKGGVIAFSKAIAREMAKHRINVNVVCPGPARTPLFQEIAGQNDKLASALERAIPFRRLAEPEEIASAVAFLASDDAAFITGQTLSVSGGLTMA from the coding sequence ATGAAGCTGGAAGATAGGGTCGCCATCGTGACGGGAGGCGCGCGGGGAATCGGGCGGGCCATCTGCGAGCGCTTCGCGGCGGAGGGGGCTCGTGTGGCCGTGGTCGATCTCGACCTGGACGGCGCTTGCGAGACGAGCGAGCGCCTCTGCGGGGTGGGAGCGGAGGCGGTGGCGGTGCGCGCAGATGTCACGCGGCGAGACGAGGTCCAGGCGATGGTCGGGAAGGTGATGGAGCAGTTTGGCCGGATCGACATCCTGGTGAACAACGCCGGCTGGGACCGCATCGAACTCTTCCTCGACAGTCAGGAGGAGACATGGGAGAAGATCCTCGCCATCAATCTGAAAAGCGTCCTGTACACGTGTCACGAGGTGTTGCCGCACATGGTGGCCCGCTCGTACGGCAAGGTCGTGAACATCGGCTCCGACGCGGCTCGGGTGGGATCCACGGGGGAGGCGGTGTACGCCGCGGCGAAAGGCGGCGTGATCGCGTTTTCGAAGGCGATTGCGCGGGAAATGGCGAAACACCGCATCAACGTGAACGTGGTGTGTCCGGGGCCGGCCAGGACGCCTCTGTTTCAGGAGATCGCCGGACAGAACGACAAGCTTGCGAGTGCGCTGGAGCGGGCCATACCGTTTCGACGGCTCGCCGAACCCGAGGAAATTGCGAGCGCCGTGGCCTTCTTGGCCTCCGACGATGCCGCATTCATCACGGGACAGACGCTGAGCGTGTCGGGCGGCCTGACGATGGCGTAG
- a CDS encoding AbrB/MazE/SpoVT family DNA-binding domain-containing protein: MVASVAKISPKGQITLPAEIRRALNLREGDRVVFQVSNDGKVFISGLPSYEPETVIGILRTEQNLDDFQEIRRKARLLRSQRYLQVDRADDEDDQN; the protein is encoded by the coding sequence ATGGTCGCGTCGGTTGCTAAAATTTCTCCCAAGGGGCAGATCACGCTTCCCGCGGAGATTCGCCGCGCGTTGAATCTGCGCGAGGGTGACCGCGTCGTGTTCCAGGTATCAAACGACGGCAAGGTTTTCATCTCCGGACTTCCGTCGTATGAACCGGAGACGGTTATCGGCATTCTTCGCACCGAACAAAATCTCGATGATTTTCAGGAAATCCGTCGTAAGGCTCGATTGCTTCGTTCTCAGCGTTACCTCCAAGTTGATCGAGCGGATGACGAGGATGATCAAAACTGA
- a CDS encoding PIN domain-containing protein: MVRKWVDTNIIIRAVTGQPPDMAHRLLPILHQAAQGDFELVVPSIVVAEAVYVLEGTLGFSRKDVARALRAFCGLKGVELEEFEVILTALSDYEETHVDFADAYLGAKVKLTGDVVLTWNSKDFRKIGASYEAP; the protein is encoded by the coding sequence ATGGTGCGAAAATGGGTCGACACGAACATCATCATTCGCGCAGTCACAGGCCAGCCCCCTGATATGGCTCATCGTCTCCTTCCGATTCTCCACCAAGCCGCACAAGGCGACTTTGAGCTTGTCGTTCCCTCCATTGTCGTTGCAGAGGCTGTTTACGTGCTGGAGGGAACGTTAGGCTTTTCTCGAAAGGACGTTGCGAGAGCATTACGCGCCTTCTGTGGACTGAAGGGCGTAGAACTCGAAGAGTTCGAAGTTATCCTGACAGCCCTGTCTGATTACGAGGAAACCCATGTCGATTTCGCAGATGCCTATCTTGGTGCAAAAGTGAAACTTACGGGCGACGTTGTGTTGACTTGGAATTCCAAGGACTTTAGAAAAATCGGAGCTTCATATGAAGCTCCCTGA
- a CDS encoding AbrB/MazE/SpoVT family DNA-binding domain-containing protein produces MIATGYVRKVDRLGRLVVPNRIRSDLHLAKEDPVEIYVEADSIVLTKYEPKCVFCGEKAEKVFHERAVCGTCLEELKTRSKR; encoded by the coding sequence ATGATTGCGACAGGATACGTGCGTAAAGTCGACAGGTTGGGGCGGCTTGTGGTGCCGAATCGGATTCGCAGCGACCTCCATCTTGCCAAAGAAGATCCTGTGGAGATTTACGTCGAAGCCGATAGCATCGTGCTTACGAAGTACGAACCCAAGTGCGTGTTCTGCGGGGAGAAGGCCGAGAAGGTCTTTCACGAGCGAGCTGTCTGCGGGACGTGCTTGGAGGAGTTGAAGACGAGGAGTAAGAGATGA
- a CDS encoding amidoligase family protein, which translates to MTTCAVCSKQLTNPRSVARGTGPVCAKHVAEFIAAISAQTAERIRQSWARRRDEMVGVNEMAIANAKARFLARIRRQYTVPTYSGMIADQFSRTRQQEEVLEFHQFADAAVQVHSESGREYVLTTDRTGAVAVACSCPDCQHRHRVCRHMEGYNRFAAERRMAEQSEAERQRVAEAMRAQSAAEAPLETANRVSVAPTVLTHITDAEVAWDNERDRALYVWHERHRHDGVYMSQDDAKWQTFREQARTLEGLGEYETENVLDGSDLTFGIELEVENIYGDALARELYAYGFSTTRSQQSYSSRVDEYTGWIVKHDGSLEGGGEIVSPPLRDTPETWEALRKITDIARRLGATTDRHTGLHIHMGHSILDDRGYRWQRLARYIYWFGNEYYKMGAASDRHHATMHRGLRYAGPLHLRDLRQLRRNDTALSASRKLIGYRWHEDRYKIINTAKFVEHNVPTVEFRYPNGSLDPIIIQRQIQLANATMMQAAYLRKHMPGAERLPALFRGDRSDALAEGSEGRFRQFLDTLGSDRLRRIATGLWVRGEVPSFYQEQTHVDSRG; encoded by the coding sequence ATGACCACCTGCGCCGTTTGCTCCAAGCAGTTGACCAACCCGCGCTCTGTCGCGCGCGGCACTGGCCCTGTCTGCGCCAAGCACGTGGCCGAGTTCATCGCCGCCATCTCCGCACAGACCGCCGAACGCATTCGGCAGTCCTGGGCGCGGCGTCGCGACGAGATGGTCGGTGTGAACGAGATGGCGATCGCCAACGCCAAGGCGCGCTTCCTTGCACGCATTCGCAGGCAGTATACCGTGCCAACGTACAGTGGCATGATCGCCGATCAGTTTTCGCGCACCCGACAGCAGGAAGAAGTTCTCGAATTCCATCAGTTTGCCGACGCGGCGGTCCAGGTGCACTCCGAATCGGGGCGCGAGTATGTGTTGACCACCGATCGAACGGGCGCGGTCGCCGTTGCGTGCTCCTGTCCGGATTGCCAGCACCGACACCGCGTCTGCCGGCATATGGAGGGCTACAACCGCTTCGCCGCAGAACGCCGCATGGCCGAACAGTCCGAGGCCGAGCGCCAGCGTGTCGCGGAGGCGATGCGTGCGCAGTCGGCCGCAGAGGCGCCGTTGGAGACCGCGAACCGCGTTTCGGTTGCTCCTACGGTCCTCACGCACATCACGGACGCCGAGGTCGCTTGGGACAACGAGCGTGACCGTGCACTCTATGTTTGGCATGAACGTCATCGCCATGACGGCGTGTACATGAGTCAGGATGATGCAAAGTGGCAAACCTTTCGGGAACAAGCTCGGACGCTTGAGGGACTTGGTGAGTACGAGACAGAAAACGTCCTTGATGGTTCGGATTTGACCTTCGGGATCGAGCTCGAAGTGGAGAACATTTATGGCGACGCATTAGCGCGCGAACTCTATGCTTATGGATTCTCTACAACACGCAGCCAACAGTCTTACAGCTCCCGAGTGGACGAGTACACAGGGTGGATCGTCAAGCATGACGGCAGCCTAGAAGGCGGCGGCGAGATCGTCTCGCCACCACTTCGTGACACACCAGAGACGTGGGAAGCACTCCGCAAAATCACAGACATCGCACGGCGCTTGGGCGCCACAACGGACAGGCATACCGGGCTGCACATCCATATGGGCCACTCGATTCTCGACGACCGAGGCTACAGATGGCAGCGGCTTGCCCGCTACATCTACTGGTTTGGGAACGAGTACTACAAGATGGGGGCGGCGAGCGATCGTCACCACGCCACCATGCACCGCGGATTACGTTATGCAGGACCACTTCACCTGCGCGACCTTCGTCAGTTGCGCCGCAATGATACGGCGCTCTCGGCTTCACGCAAGTTGATTGGCTACCGCTGGCACGAGGACCGTTACAAGATCATCAACACGGCCAAATTCGTTGAGCATAACGTGCCCACGGTGGAATTCCGGTATCCCAATGGCTCCTTGGATCCAATCATCATTCAGCGTCAGATTCAGTTAGCTAACGCCACGATGATGCAGGCGGCGTACCTGCGCAAACACATGCCAGGCGCTGAGCGTCTTCCGGCACTCTTCCGTGGCGATCGCTCTGATGCGCTGGCGGAAGGGTCCGAAGGGCGTTTTCGTCAGTTCCTTGATACGCTTGGGAGCGATCGTCTGCGTCGTATCGCAACGGGACTATGGGTGCGAGGCGAAGTTCCTTCGTTCTATCAAGAACAAACACATGTTGACAGTAGAGGATGA
- the menB gene encoding 1,4-dihydroxy-2-naphthoyl-CoA synthase, whose product MSYTDILYEKRDGIAKVTINRPEVLNAFRSLTVREMIDAFRDAWDDPTVGVVVLTGAGDRAFCTGGDQKDRDSEGYTGTGGDLEEGIGLEIETLHGLIRSIPKPVIAAVNGYAIGGGHVLHVLCDLSIASDRAKFGQVGPKVGSFDAGYGTAYLARVVGEKKARELWFLCEQYTAEEALAMGLVNKVVPHERLMDEVEIWCQKILDKSPTALKFLKYSFNADSAHIEGITRLSMASLAMYYRSDEALEGLQAFKEKRKPDFRKFRRRNRWS is encoded by the coding sequence GTGTCGTACACGGATATTCTCTACGAGAAGCGAGACGGGATCGCGAAAGTCACCATCAATCGGCCGGAGGTCTTGAACGCGTTTCGGTCGCTCACCGTGCGCGAGATGATCGACGCGTTCCGGGACGCGTGGGACGATCCGACCGTCGGGGTCGTGGTCCTGACGGGGGCGGGCGATCGCGCCTTTTGCACGGGCGGCGATCAGAAGGATCGCGACAGCGAAGGGTACACGGGTACGGGGGGCGATCTGGAGGAGGGCATTGGGCTCGAGATTGAGACGCTGCACGGGCTCATCCGGAGCATCCCGAAACCTGTGATCGCGGCCGTGAACGGGTACGCGATTGGCGGGGGGCACGTGCTGCACGTCCTGTGCGATTTGAGCATCGCGTCGGATCGCGCCAAGTTCGGCCAGGTGGGGCCGAAGGTGGGCAGCTTTGACGCGGGCTATGGAACCGCTTACCTCGCGCGCGTGGTGGGCGAGAAGAAGGCGCGAGAGCTGTGGTTTTTGTGTGAGCAATACACGGCAGAGGAGGCGCTCGCGATGGGCCTCGTCAACAAGGTGGTTCCGCACGAGCGGTTGATGGACGAGGTCGAGATCTGGTGCCAGAAGATCCTCGACAAGAGCCCCACGGCGCTCAAATTCCTCAAATATTCGTTCAACGCGGACTCGGCGCATATCGAGGGCATCACGCGCCTGTCCATGGCATCCCTCGCGATGTACTACCGCTCCGACGAAGCGCTCGAAGGGCTTCAGGCGTTCAAAGAAAAGCGGAAACCGGACTTTCGCAAGTTCCGGCGCCGTAATCGGTGGTCGTGA
- a CDS encoding acyl-CoA dehydrogenase family protein, with the protein MDFTFSEEQAQWREVLRDFARHELAPKYAHWDRTGAFPRDLWRAMGRLGLTGLRVSPSYGGSGADCLTTGIAAEEIARGDFNAAYAVVLNALLAEVLEAHASEVVKREWLAPMAAGERLIAIAITEPGAGSDVAQIAARAERDGDRYVLTGEKSGISLASVADAFVVFAKTQMDAGARGVSAFLVPREAPGVSVHRYEDLGNVAIGRGSVFFERVEVPVDHRIGEENRAFYQLMRGFDLSRVLICLQCLGAAMQSLDETADHVRRRRAFGRPLAQFQGVAFPLVEYHTQIEMIRWFSYRALWLRDRGLPHTKEASMCKWLGPQVAAQAIHECILLHGHYGYTKDLPLEQRLRDVIGLEIGDGTAQTQKIVIAREWLGKAYKPC; encoded by the coding sequence GTGGACTTTACGTTCTCCGAGGAGCAAGCGCAATGGCGCGAGGTTCTGCGGGACTTCGCGCGGCACGAACTGGCGCCGAAATACGCTCATTGGGACCGAACCGGTGCATTTCCGCGGGATTTGTGGCGGGCCATGGGCCGGCTGGGGCTGACGGGGCTTCGGGTGTCGCCGAGCTACGGCGGCAGTGGCGCGGACTGTTTGACCACCGGAATCGCTGCAGAAGAGATCGCCCGCGGGGACTTCAACGCCGCGTATGCCGTCGTGCTGAACGCGCTCTTGGCCGAGGTCCTCGAAGCGCATGCGTCGGAGGTGGTGAAGCGCGAGTGGCTCGCCCCCATGGCCGCCGGCGAGCGTCTCATCGCCATTGCCATCACGGAGCCGGGTGCCGGATCGGACGTCGCCCAAATCGCCGCGCGCGCGGAGCGGGATGGCGATCGATACGTCCTCACGGGCGAGAAGTCGGGCATCTCGCTGGCGTCCGTCGCGGATGCGTTTGTCGTGTTCGCGAAGACGCAGATGGACGCGGGTGCGCGAGGCGTGAGCGCCTTTCTGGTCCCGAGGGAGGCGCCGGGCGTGTCGGTACATCGCTACGAGGACCTGGGCAACGTGGCCATTGGCCGCGGATCGGTGTTTTTCGAGCGCGTGGAGGTGCCCGTTGACCACCGCATCGGCGAAGAAAATCGCGCCTTTTACCAACTGATGCGGGGCTTCGATCTGAGCCGCGTGCTCATCTGCCTGCAGTGCCTCGGTGCTGCCATGCAGTCGCTCGATGAGACGGCGGATCACGTGAGGCGCAGGCGCGCGTTCGGGCGCCCGCTCGCCCAGTTTCAGGGCGTCGCGTTTCCGCTGGTGGAGTATCACACCCAGATCGAGATGATCCGCTGGTTCAGCTATCGGGCGCTCTGGCTGCGCGATCGCGGCCTTCCCCACACGAAGGAGGCGTCGATGTGCAAGTGGCTCGGCCCGCAGGTCGCGGCGCAGGCCATCCACGAGTGCATCCTCCTTCACGGCCACTACGGTTACACGAAGGACCTGCCGCTCGAGCAGCGGCTGCGCGACGTGATCGGCCTGGAGATCGGCGATGGGACGGCGCAGACGCAGAAGATCGTCATTGCGCGAGAGTGGCTGGGTAAGGCGTACAAACCGTGCTGA